Proteins encoded by one window of Clostridium perfringens:
- a CDS encoding OPT family oligopeptide transporter, with translation MKKKLPKEAYGGVSGKDYVPYFTGKSKNGVNLPVLIIGIVLAIVFAASTAYSGMKSGLTVAAGIPGAIIGSVFVGIFARSKGILGKNITQGMASGGESIASGMIFVLPAIILIGSDFTFLEGVAAGVGGVLFGIGCLSLVYNYLIVEEHGKLMYPESMAISETLVASEGSEDSIKFMGIGFVISGIINVLTGSFLNLINNTVTYLGSKFYKWKFSTEVNPLLLGIGFIVGLEVSLTMFAGSILANFGIAPLIGYFSDMAEKSMHSWNDASMLIHQMDVNAISGSYVKYIGAGMMLCGGIIGAIKLIPTIIVSIKETLKASPVNEENAEKNSGSIIILLVGAVLAFVIGFFISNSIAMAITGAVVSIILSLLFVIVAGRLTGTIGTSNLPVSGMTIASLVILTLVFVIMGWTGKADNKALLLFATFMVVSISVAGGYSQSQKVTYIIGGSKKEMQNSFMIASIVGVVVVTGTILVLSSQLSITGADAPFALPQANLMSTLTSGIMEGNLPWPMIIVGVVMALFLYLVDLPIMTVAIGFYLPISTTSIILVGALIRVFIEKMSKSDHEKEVKVSNGISLSSGLVAGGSIVGLIGIVLQVTGIITPGTPTGFVASNGMAIIVLILLVLATTLPIMKSKVNYNG, from the coding sequence ATGAAAAAGAAATTACCTAAGGAAGCTTATGGTGGTGTAAGCGGTAAAGATTATGTTCCTTATTTTACTGGTAAGTCAAAAAATGGAGTTAATCTTCCTGTACTAATAATAGGTATAGTATTAGCTATTGTTTTTGCTGCTTCTACTGCTTATTCAGGTATGAAGTCAGGATTAACTGTTGCTGCTGGTATACCTGGAGCTATTATAGGGTCAGTTTTTGTAGGAATATTTGCACGTAGTAAAGGTATTCTTGGAAAAAACATAACTCAAGGTATGGCAAGTGGAGGAGAATCTATAGCAAGTGGTATGATATTTGTATTACCAGCAATTATACTAATAGGAAGTGATTTTACTTTCTTAGAGGGTGTAGCTGCAGGTGTAGGAGGAGTTCTATTTGGTATAGGATGTCTATCACTAGTTTATAACTATCTAATAGTTGAGGAACATGGAAAACTTATGTATCCTGAGTCAATGGCAATATCTGAAACTCTTGTTGCTTCTGAAGGAAGTGAAGACTCAATTAAATTTATGGGTATTGGATTTGTTATAAGTGGTATCATAAATGTTTTAACAGGATCATTTTTAAACTTAATAAACAATACTGTTACATATTTAGGAAGCAAATTTTATAAGTGGAAGTTTTCTACTGAAGTAAACCCACTTTTACTTGGTATTGGATTTATAGTTGGATTAGAAGTATCCCTTACTATGTTTGCAGGATCTATACTTGCTAACTTTGGTATAGCTCCATTAATAGGATATTTCAGTGATATGGCAGAGAAGAGCATGCATTCATGGAATGACGCTTCAATGTTAATTCACCAAATGGACGTAAATGCAATATCAGGAAGTTACGTTAAGTACATAGGAGCAGGAATGATGCTTTGTGGAGGTATTATAGGTGCTATAAAACTTATACCAACTATAATAGTTTCAATAAAAGAAACATTAAAAGCAAGTCCTGTTAACGAAGAAAATGCTGAGAAAAATAGCGGATCTATAATAATACTTTTAGTAGGAGCTGTATTAGCTTTTGTTATAGGATTCTTCATTTCTAATAGCATTGCAATGGCTATAACAGGAGCAGTTGTTTCAATAATCCTATCATTACTATTCGTAATAGTTGCAGGACGTTTAACTGGTACAATAGGAACATCAAACCTTCCTGTATCAGGTATGACAATAGCTTCATTAGTAATATTAACACTAGTATTCGTTATAATGGGATGGACTGGAAAAGCTGATAACAAAGCATTACTTTTATTTGCTACATTTATGGTTGTTTCAATCTCTGTAGCAGGTGGATATAGCCAATCTCAAAAGGTAACATATATAATTGGTGGAAGCAAAAAAGAAATGCAAAACTCTTTCATGATTGCAAGTATAGTTGGTGTTGTTGTTGTTACTGGAACAATATTAGTACTTTCTAGCCAATTATCAATAACAGGAGCAGATGCACCTTTTGCGTTACCACAAGCTAACTTAATGTCAACATTAACTTCAGGTATAATGGAAGGAAACTTACCTTGGCCTATGATAATTGTTGGAGTAGTTATGGCTTTATTCTTATACTTAGTAGACTTACCAATAATGACTGTTGCAATAGGATTCTATTTACCTATATCAACAACTTCTATAATTTTAGTAGGTGCATTAATACGTGTATTTATTGAAAAAATGAGCAAGAGTGATCATGAAAAAGAAGTTAAGGTTTCAAATGGAATAAGTTTATCTTCTGGTCTTGTTGCTGGAGGATCTATTGTGGGATTAATAGGAATAGTTCTACAAGTAACAGGAATAATAACACCTGGAACACCAACTGGTTTTGTAGCTAGCAATGGAATGGCAATAATAGTGCTTATTCTTTTAGTTTTAGCAACTACATTGCCTATTATGAAATCTAAGGTGAATTATAATGGATAA
- a CDS encoding PqqD family protein, giving the protein MDNDELLNMRFKICDNLQYEVDEEGIVTILEKQDHKIQRFFRKLKFKIPMYKRTSLDEYGSEVFLQINGTNTVKEIGEALEARFGEKVHPLYERLLVFLNHIYLNCKYIEKVE; this is encoded by the coding sequence ATGGATAATGATGAACTTTTAAATATGCGATTTAAAATCTGTGATAATCTTCAGTATGAAGTTGATGAAGAGGGAATAGTTACTATTTTAGAAAAACAAGATCATAAGATTCAAAGGTTTTTTAGAAAATTGAAATTTAAGATTCCAATGTATAAAAGAACTTCTTTAGATGAATATGGTAGTGAAGTGTTTTTACAAATCAATGGAACTAATACCGTTAAGGAAATTGGTGAAGCTTTAGAGGCTAGGTTTGGTGAAAAAGTACATCCTCTTTATGAAAGACTATTAGTTTTTCTAAATCACATATATTTAAATTGCAAGTATATTGAAAAAGTAGAATAG
- a CDS encoding MATE family efflux transporter, with the protein MKNQYELKNEKIGRLLLKYSLPAILSMMVTSLYNTVDRAFIGSIKDIGALAISGLGVTMPLFTILGAFCVAISVGGSTNISIKLGEEKREEAERILGNTFILSIVVALIIMIFGFSFLEKILYFFGASKETIIYAKDYMRVILIGAWFNFPGFALNNAIRAEGNPKLAGKIMIISCVLNIILDPIFIFLFHMGIKGAALGTIICQFIVFLWTMYYFTLGKSNLKLRIKGKILNKNILRAIILIALTPFFMELAAGFIHLITNRVLKDYGGDLAIGAMTSITSIYLLFLMPVFGLSQGMQTIVAYNYGAKEYKRAKKTLLMTIIIATLILTLGLVLIRIYPREFINIFTKDKELINIALNGLKIYTIALPTLGVSILGAVYFQSIGNVKKSIFLSLLRQVILFIPIVFIIPRVYGLNGVWISQPLDDILATLIILIFLIKEFYIRDKSYAISIEESE; encoded by the coding sequence ATGAAAAATCAATATGAACTAAAGAATGAAAAAATAGGGAGATTACTTTTAAAATATTCACTACCAGCTATACTATCTATGATGGTAACTTCCTTATATAACACTGTAGATAGAGCTTTTATAGGATCTATTAAGGATATAGGAGCCCTTGCCATATCTGGCTTAGGAGTAACTATGCCCTTGTTTACAATATTAGGTGCTTTCTGCGTTGCCATATCTGTAGGTGGAAGCACTAATATATCAATAAAGCTAGGGGAAGAAAAGAGGGAAGAAGCTGAAAGAATATTAGGAAATACTTTTATATTATCCATAGTTGTTGCTTTAATCATTATGATCTTTGGATTCTCATTTTTAGAAAAAATACTATATTTTTTTGGTGCAAGTAAGGAAACTATTATATATGCAAAGGATTATATGAGGGTAATACTTATAGGGGCATGGTTTAACTTTCCTGGATTTGCTCTTAATAATGCAATAAGAGCTGAGGGAAATCCAAAGTTAGCTGGTAAAATCATGATAATAAGTTGTGTTTTAAACATAATTTTAGACCCAATATTTATATTCTTATTTCATATGGGAATTAAGGGAGCTGCCTTAGGAACTATAATTTGTCAATTCATAGTTTTTCTTTGGACAATGTATTATTTTACCTTAGGAAAGTCAAACTTAAAGTTAAGGATTAAAGGAAAGATATTAAATAAGAATATTTTAAGGGCAATAATCTTAATTGCTTTAACTCCGTTTTTTATGGAGCTTGCAGCAGGATTTATACATTTAATAACAAATAGAGTGCTTAAGGATTATGGTGGAGATTTAGCTATAGGTGCAATGACTTCAATAACATCTATATATCTTTTGTTTTTGATGCCAGTCTTTGGACTGAGCCAAGGAATGCAAACCATAGTTGCATATAATTATGGAGCGAAGGAGTATAAACGTGCTAAAAAAACTCTATTAATGACTATAATAATTGCAACTTTAATTTTAACTCTAGGCCTTGTACTTATTAGAATTTATCCAAGGGAGTTTATTAATATATTTACAAAGGATAAGGAGTTAATAAATATAGCACTTAATGGGTTAAAAATATATACAATTGCCCTACCCACCTTAGGGGTTTCAATCTTAGGGGCAGTATATTTTCAGTCTATAGGAAATGTTAAAAAGTCAATTTTTTTAAGTTTATTAAGACAAGTTATACTATTTATACCTATTGTATTTATAATACCTAGAGTATATGGACTAAATGGAGTGTGGATTTCACAACCCTTAGATGATATTTTAGCTACCCTGATAATACTTATATTTTTAATAAAAGAATTTTACATAAGAGATAAGAGTTATGCAATTTCCATAGAAGAAAGTGAATAG
- a CDS encoding tRNA dihydrouridine synthase produces the protein MKYYLAPMEGITGFIYRNSYEKFFGGIDKYFAPFVVPNSSKSLKTKELRDVLPENNKGINLVPQILTNDSEGFILTAKKLKDLGYNEINLNLGCPSGTVVGKKRGSGFLVHKEELDKFLEEIFKIDDIKISIKTRLGMDKPEEFYELIKIYNKYPMEELIIHPRTRQDFYGNKPNLEVFKDAISLSKNPVCYNGDIFTLEDHNKLVEEFKEVDKIMLGRGVLANPALMNEILNNEFMDKKVLKEFHDEIFSKYREVFNEDRNAMFRMKELWGYMIYMFSNNKKYAKKIKKAQKVVDYNQAVTSLFLEQDILKGAGLFSSEE, from the coding sequence ATGAAGTATTATTTAGCACCAATGGAAGGGATTACTGGATTTATATATAGAAATTCTTATGAAAAGTTTTTTGGCGGAATTGATAAATACTTTGCCCCTTTTGTTGTTCCAAATAGTAGTAAAAGTCTTAAAACTAAGGAATTAAGAGATGTTTTGCCAGAGAATAATAAAGGAATAAACTTAGTTCCACAAATACTTACCAATGATTCAGAAGGGTTTATTTTAACAGCTAAAAAGCTTAAGGATTTAGGATATAATGAAATAAATTTAAACTTAGGATGTCCCTCTGGAACAGTTGTTGGTAAGAAAAGAGGGTCAGGTTTTTTAGTTCACAAGGAAGAACTTGATAAGTTTTTAGAAGAAATATTTAAAATAGATGACATAAAAATTTCAATAAAAACTAGATTAGGAATGGATAAGCCTGAGGAATTTTATGAACTTATAAAAATTTATAATAAGTATCCTATGGAGGAGCTTATTATTCATCCTAGAACAAGACAAGATTTTTATGGAAATAAACCTAATTTAGAGGTTTTTAAAGATGCAATTTCTTTAAGTAAGAATCCAGTTTGTTATAATGGAGATATTTTTACCTTAGAGGATCATAATAAATTGGTTGAAGAATTCAAAGAAGTGGATAAAATAATGTTAGGAAGAGGGGTCTTAGCTAACCCAGCCTTAATGAATGAAATTTTAAACAATGAGTTTATGGACAAAAAGGTATTAAAAGAGTTTCATGATGAAATATTTAGTAAGTACAGAGAAGTATTTAATGAAGATAGAAATGCAATGTTTAGAATGAAGGAGCTATGGGGATATATGATATATATGTTCTCAAATAATAAAAAATATGCTAAGAAAATAAAGAAAGCTCAGAAAGTAGTTGATTATAACCAAGCTGTTACAAGTCTATTTTTAGAACAGGATATACTTAAGGGAGCTGGATTATTTAGTAGTGAAGAGTAA
- the fliB gene encoding flagellin lysine-N-methylase: MNEEKIIKKLSGYDDFKCIADSCKFTCCEGWDIDIDKDTYEKWKNNKEHSKYLLNNVKVREVNGEKLYFINKDTFEACSFLDCKGLCNIVKCKGEEYLSKTCSTFPRISNEFEYRKELSLSCSCPEVMEILDNIDSEIIINQLEKINKEDIPLELKLRDTLINIMYEEGFSLEEKLLLGFEMLLNILENESYTSEDIFLDELEKYSNIEYIKEVIYLYNEIKINKGESLEEVNSLFLDIIENYKSISNLKCVLERVSDFAENTNINLLSEKWEKYKESFKEFEDLLKKCIISKIFSNCTSDDMEDMIISFQLIILEYLLTRYSVFLNYCINDEKIQREEIKNNIITFSRVIENNKDAVIEFLNDGFEEIILEIGYLCFISLV; encoded by the coding sequence ATGAATGAAGAAAAGATTATTAAGAAACTTTCAGGTTATGATGATTTTAAGTGTATAGCTGATAGCTGTAAATTCACTTGTTGTGAAGGATGGGATATTGATATAGATAAGGATACATATGAAAAATGGAAAAATAATAAAGAACATTCTAAATACCTTTTAAATAATGTAAAAGTGAGAGAAGTTAATGGGGAAAAATTATACTTTATAAACAAAGATACCTTTGAAGCGTGTTCTTTTTTAGATTGTAAGGGACTGTGTAATATAGTTAAGTGTAAAGGGGAAGAGTATTTATCTAAAACTTGTAGTACATTTCCAAGAATAAGTAATGAGTTTGAATATAGAAAAGAGCTTTCTTTATCATGTTCATGTCCAGAAGTTATGGAAATATTAGATAATATAGATAGTGAGATTATAATAAATCAATTGGAAAAAATAAATAAAGAAGATATACCATTAGAGCTTAAATTGAGGGATACTTTAATAAATATAATGTATGAAGAGGGATTTTCCTTAGAAGAAAAATTACTTTTAGGTTTTGAGATGTTGTTAAATATATTAGAAAATGAAAGTTATACTAGTGAAGATATTTTCTTAGATGAACTAGAAAAGTATAGTAACATAGAGTACATAAAAGAAGTGATTTATCTATATAATGAAATAAAAATAAATAAAGGTGAATCATTAGAGGAAGTAAACTCTCTGTTTTTAGATATTATAGAAAATTATAAGAGTATTTCTAATCTAAAGTGTGTACTAGAAAGAGTATCTGATTTTGCTGAAAATACTAATATAAATCTTTTAAGTGAAAAGTGGGAGAAATATAAAGAATCATTTAAAGAATTTGAAGATTTACTTAAAAAATGTATTATATCTAAGATATTTAGTAATTGTACAAGTGATGATATGGAAGATATGATAATTTCTTTCCAATTAATTATATTAGAATATTTATTAACAAGATATTCTGTATTTTTAAATTATTGTATTAATGATGAAAAAATACAAAGGGAAGAGATAAAGAATAATATTATTACTTTTTCAAGAGTTATTGAAAATAATAAAGATGCTGTTATAGAGTTCTTAAATGATGGCTTTGAGGAGATAATTTTAGAAATAGGTTATCTATGTTTTATAAGTTTGGTCTAA
- a CDS encoding ABC transporter permease, protein MRKISQYLLFIPCIVLVAYFMIVPLVDVIIPTFTNTNGGMFSAYKEFFTDSYMMSIFWRTIKISLVSSIICMFIGVPVSYYISRVSKKVRGFLIALTVFPILTNSVVRSFAWMSILGKNGIINSLLMKFNLIQEPLSLLYTEGAIIIGTIYIFLPLMIISLVGVMENIDNDLLEAAESLGANRLKAFFKVVFPLSLPGLIVGTVLVFTGSLTAYTTPQLLGGNKNTVLATLIYQKTMTLGDWQGAAVVATIMIVVTLIVIKGINFLASRLDKRGVS, encoded by the coding sequence ATGAGGAAAATAAGCCAGTATTTATTATTTATACCCTGCATAGTATTAGTAGCATATTTTATGATAGTTCCATTAGTAGATGTAATAATTCCTACTTTCACTAATACAAATGGTGGTATGTTTAGTGCCTATAAAGAATTTTTCACAGATTCTTATATGATGTCAATATTTTGGAGAACCATTAAGATATCTTTAGTATCATCTATAATTTGCATGTTTATAGGTGTGCCAGTTTCTTATTACATATCAAGAGTTTCTAAAAAGGTGAGAGGTTTTCTTATAGCCTTAACAGTCTTTCCCATATTAACAAATTCAGTTGTTCGTTCATTTGCTTGGATGAGTATCTTAGGAAAAAATGGAATAATCAATAGTTTATTAATGAAGTTTAATTTAATACAAGAGCCATTATCACTACTATATACAGAAGGAGCTATTATAATAGGTACAATTTATATTTTCTTACCACTTATGATTATCTCCCTAGTAGGAGTTATGGAAAATATAGATAATGACTTATTAGAAGCAGCAGAAAGTTTAGGAGCTAATAGATTAAAAGCATTCTTTAAAGTTGTATTTCCACTTAGCTTACCAGGATTAATAGTTGGAACAGTTTTGGTATTTACAGGTTCCTTAACAGCTTACACAACACCTCAATTATTAGGAGGAAATAAAAATACGGTTTTAGCAACTTTAATATACCAAAAAACTATGACATTAGGTGATTGGCAAGGGGCCGCAGTTGTAGCAACAATAATGATTGTAGTCACTTTAATAGTAATAAAGGGGATTAACTTCCTAGCATCAAGATTAGATAAGAGAGGGGTTTCTTAA
- a CDS encoding ABC transporter permease, producing MKKSKVLTTFVVLVYIFLFAPLVIIAMTSIGTENYIAFPPKGFSLQWFITVFKSESFIKSMGTSFLISTVSTLSALVIGMPAAYGLSRYNFKGKDILKSFFFSPLIVPGIVVGFSLFQFLLVKMNLSVYASLFIGHTLIIIPYIIRVVGSSLEGFDYSIEEAAMSLGCKKSQTFFKVVLPNITSGVMAAFMLAFINSFNNVPVSIFLTGPGVSTLPTTMMNYVEYNYDPTVSALSVILMILTIGIMYILEKTLGLNNFAG from the coding sequence GTGAAGAAGAGCAAAGTATTAACAACCTTCGTTGTTTTGGTTTATATATTTCTATTTGCACCGCTAGTAATTATTGCCATGACTAGTATAGGAACAGAAAATTATATAGCATTTCCTCCAAAAGGATTTAGTTTGCAATGGTTTATTACAGTATTTAAATCTGAGTCATTTATAAAAAGTATGGGGACAAGCTTCTTAATATCTACAGTATCTACATTATCAGCTTTGGTTATAGGAATGCCGGCGGCTTATGGATTAAGTAGATATAACTTCAAAGGAAAAGATATTCTTAAGAGTTTCTTCTTTTCGCCTTTAATAGTTCCTGGAATAGTAGTGGGATTCTCATTGTTTCAGTTTTTATTGGTAAAGATGAACTTATCAGTATATGCTAGTTTGTTTATTGGACATACTTTAATAATAATTCCTTACATCATAAGAGTTGTAGGATCAAGTTTAGAGGGGTTTGATTATTCCATAGAGGAAGCAGCTATGAGCTTAGGATGTAAAAAATCACAAACTTTCTTTAAAGTAGTTTTACCAAATATAACATCAGGGGTAATGGCAGCATTTATGTTGGCTTTTATAAATTCATTTAATAATGTTCCAGTATCTATATTTCTAACTGGACCAGGAGTAAGCACATTACCTACAACTATGATGAACTATGTTGAATATAATTATGATCCAACAGTATCAGCTTTATCAGTAATCTTAATGATATTAACTATTGGAATTATGTACATATTAGAAAAAACATTAGGATTAAATAATTTTGCAGGATAG
- a CDS encoding ABC transporter ATP-binding protein has product MDLINLQNINVSYDKKNNILENLNLKVKKGELVSLLGPSGCGKTTTLRVVAGFIEPTAGKFLLGDEDYTNIPVHNRNFGLVFQSYALFPHLTVEENVAFGLKMKKMSKEEIRKKVDDILKVVDMSHLAKRYPKELSGGQRQRVAIARALVIEPSLLLLDEPLSNLDAKLRLKMRVEIRKLQQKLGITTLFVTHDQEECFSISDKVAVLNKGVIEQFDTPENIYSNPATEFVARFVGFENFIDLIKVSEDTYKNESGINLKVNKVKDKNEVKATIRPDDIKIVKEDLENTVDGVIEVRTFLGKAYQYDIKTKLGNLIVNSENDGIYEKGQNIKLQLPVDKIVIL; this is encoded by the coding sequence ATGGATTTAATAAACCTACAGAATATAAATGTTTCTTATGATAAGAAAAATAATATATTGGAAAATCTAAATTTAAAAGTTAAAAAAGGAGAATTAGTTTCTCTTTTAGGACCAAGTGGGTGTGGAAAGACAACAACATTAAGGGTTGTAGCTGGATTTATAGAACCAACAGCAGGAAAGTTTTTATTAGGAGATGAAGACTATACAAATATACCTGTTCATAATAGAAACTTTGGATTAGTCTTTCAAAGCTATGCATTGTTTCCTCACTTAACAGTAGAAGAAAATGTAGCCTTTGGATTAAAGATGAAAAAGATGAGCAAAGAAGAAATAAGAAAAAAGGTTGATGATATATTAAAAGTTGTTGATATGAGTCATTTAGCAAAGAGGTATCCAAAGGAATTATCTGGAGGACAAAGACAAAGGGTTGCCATAGCAAGAGCCTTAGTAATAGAGCCAAGTCTTTTATTACTAGATGAACCTTTAAGCAACTTAGATGCTAAATTAAGATTAAAAATGAGAGTTGAAATAAGAAAACTTCAACAAAAGCTTGGAATAACAACATTATTCGTAACTCATGACCAAGAAGAATGTTTTTCAATTTCAGATAAAGTAGCAGTTTTAAATAAAGGGGTAATAGAACAATTTGATACTCCAGAAAATATTTATTCAAATCCAGCAACAGAGTTTGTTGCAAGATTTGTAGGTTTTGAAAACTTTATAGATTTAATAAAGGTATCAGAAGATACATACAAAAATGAGAGTGGAATTAACTTAAAAGTTAACAAGGTTAAGGATAAGAACGAAGTAAAAGCAACTATAAGACCAGATGATATAAAGATTGTAAAAGAGGATTTAGAAAACACTGTAGATGGAGTTATAGAGGTTAGAACTTTCTTAGGAAAGGCATACCAATATGATATTAAAACAAAACTTGGGAATCTAATTGTAAATAGTGAAAATGACGGCATATATGAAAAGGGACAAAATATAAAACTTCAATTACCAGTGGATAAAATAGTAATTTTATAA
- a CDS encoding ABC transporter substrate-binding protein, producing MKKKILATLLTGLVLGTSLVGCGKTEGAEAGKKLVVSTWGLNEDVLKETVFEPFAKEHGVEIVLDIGNNSERLTKIKNNPNSQIDITYLAESFAEQGVEAGIFDKLDYSKIPNASEMNEKAKSTVEAGYGPAYTLNSIGIVVDPSAGIEINSWEDLWKPELKNKIAIPDITTTNGPAMVEIAAEKAGVDVKTDNGEAAFKELEALKPNVVKTYSKSSDLANMFSNGEIVAAVASDFAFGTISKAKPEVINVIPESGTYLNFNTININKNSKNKDLAYEFINYALSKEVQEKTAKALNESPVNKEVKLSEEETKNLTYGPVVDNAKVIDFKFVNSVMDQWVNNWNRIMN from the coding sequence ATGAAAAAGAAAATTTTAGCAACCTTATTAACAGGATTAGTACTAGGGACATCTTTAGTTGGATGTGGAAAAACAGAAGGAGCAGAGGCAGGAAAAAAATTAGTAGTTTCAACTTGGGGATTAAATGAAGATGTATTAAAGGAGACAGTATTTGAACCATTTGCTAAAGAACATGGTGTGGAAATAGTTTTAGATATAGGTAATAACTCAGAAAGATTAACTAAGATAAAAAATAATCCTAACTCACAAATAGATATAACTTATTTAGCAGAATCTTTTGCAGAGCAAGGAGTAGAAGCAGGTATATTCGATAAATTAGATTATTCAAAGATTCCTAATGCAAGTGAGATGAATGAAAAGGCTAAATCTACAGTAGAGGCAGGATATGGACCAGCATATACATTAAATAGTATAGGAATAGTTGTAGATCCTTCAGCAGGAATTGAAATAAATTCTTGGGAAGATTTATGGAAACCAGAACTTAAAAATAAAATAGCTATACCAGATATTACAACAACTAATGGTCCAGCAATGGTAGAAATAGCAGCAGAAAAGGCAGGAGTAGATGTTAAAACTGATAATGGAGAAGCTGCATTTAAAGAATTAGAAGCTTTAAAACCAAATGTTGTTAAAACTTATAGTAAATCTTCAGATTTAGCTAATATGTTCTCAAATGGTGAAATAGTAGCTGCTGTAGCATCAGACTTTGCTTTTGGAACAATTTCAAAAGCTAAACCAGAGGTTATAAATGTAATACCTGAGTCAGGAACTTACTTAAACTTTAATACAATAAATATAAATAAGAATTCTAAAAATAAAGATTTAGCTTATGAATTTATTAACTATGCATTAAGCAAAGAAGTTCAGGAGAAAACTGCTAAAGCTTTAAATGAATCACCAGTTAATAAAGAAGTTAAATTAAGTGAAGAAGAAACTAAAAACTTAACATATGGACCAGTGGTTGATAATGCTAAGGTAATTGACTTTAAGTTTGTTAATTCAGTAATGGATCAATGGGTTAATAACTGGAACAGAATAATGAACTAG